In Topomyia yanbarensis strain Yona2022 chromosome 2, ASM3024719v1, whole genome shotgun sequence, one DNA window encodes the following:
- the LOC131685620 gene encoding Bardet-Biedl syndrome 5 protein homolog, whose amino-acid sequence MNQKPVWEDREIKFDIVSIYNTIRSGEKILEILDSIEDTKGNLGDRGRLLVTNLRIIWYSVTTNRFSLSIGFTCVLTMNTKTVVSKVRGTTQALHILSVGNNSRFEFVFTNLTINNTRHFSAIFDIYRLYQASFLYRELKLRSSIVNAGQLNVLPQEQVFNKINGVWNLSSDQGNLGIFIFSNVRLIWFAEMNNSFNISLPYLQISNIRIRESKYGPALVIQTLDTAGSYVLGFRVDPQDKLADVYKELQSLHSVYTETPLFGVFYEQRPDVVRPPTESIEDIEELDQSAAGEINSKFTAYLAESDAGGKQRKPFYCKELGFAMEAIKEGYTLKDLWEIVPSSTSATTTA is encoded by the exons ATGAACCAAAAACCTGTTTGGGAAGATCGAGAGATCAAATTTGACATCGTTAGTAT ATATAACACGATTCGCAGTGGTGAAAAGATTCTGGAGATCTTGGACTCAATCGAAGATACTAAAGGTAACCTTGGAGATCGAGGTCGCCTGTTGGTGACCAATTTACGGATTATTTGGTATTCCGTAACCACAAACCGATTCAGTCTGTCGATTGGTTTTACTTGCGTGCTCACAATGAACACGAAAACGGTGGTTTCGAAGGTACGGGGAACTACACAAGCTTTGCACATTCTAAGCGTGGGTAACAACTCCCGCTTCGAATTCGTTTTCACCAATCTTACCATCAACAATACGCGGCACTTTTCCGCAATTTTCGATATTTATCGACTGTATCAAGCTTCGTTTCTTTACCGGGAACTGAAGCTACGTTCGTCGATCGTTAATGCTGGCCAGCTCAATGTGCTACCGCAGGAGCAGGTATTTAACAAGATCAACGGTGTTTGGAACCTGTCAAGCGATCAGGGTAATTTGGGAATTTTCATCTTCAGCAATGTTAGGTTGATCTGGTTCGCCGAAATGAATAACAGCTTCAATATATCGCTTCCCTATCTTCAAATTTCAAACATACGCATTCGAGAGTCCAAGTATGGACCTGCCTTAGTGATCCAGACGCTCGATACGGCCGGTTCGTATGTGCTTGGTTTTCGCGTTGATCCACAGGACAAGCTGGCGGATGTCTACAAAGAGCTACAGTCGCTGCACAGTGTCTACACGGAGACGCCACTTTTCGGCGTGTTTTACGAACAGAGACCGGATGTTGTTCGACCGCCCACGGAATCAATCGAGGACATTGAAGAGTTGGACCAATCAGCCGCTGGAGAAATCAACAGTAAGTTCACAGCATATCTGGCCGAATCGGATGCAGGGGGCAAACAACGGAAACCTTTCTACTGCAAGGAGCTCGGTTTTGCCATGGAAGCGATCAAGGAGGGATACACCCTCAAAGATCTGTGGGAGATAGTGCCAAGTTCGACTTCAGCTACGACGACAGCTTGA